One part of the Nostoc sp. PCC 7120 = FACHB-418 genome encodes these proteins:
- a CDS encoding HD domain-containing protein: MPTAENFLDYQWQQTLQNFGVDKTSATQVFTHLIQAYSSPSRHYHTLKHISCVLQTIQTLGTYAQDLPGVELAAWFHDVIYDTQAQDNEEKSSDYAGAALQSLGIPLSCITKVKRLILSTKHHQADDIDSQVLLDADLAILATNRVDYQEYAHAIRQEYAWVSEIDYIQGRTRVLEKFLQRQRIYFTPLMYEVGEESARANLQAEIRHLTSN, from the coding sequence ATGCCGACAGCAGAAAATTTCCTAGATTACCAATGGCAGCAAACACTACAAAACTTTGGAGTGGACAAGACATCTGCCACCCAGGTATTTACCCACTTGATTCAAGCTTATTCTTCCCCTAGTCGCCACTACCACACCCTAAAGCATATTAGTTGTGTCCTCCAGACAATCCAGACTTTAGGAACTTACGCTCAAGACTTACCTGGGGTGGAACTTGCGGCTTGGTTTCACGATGTAATTTATGATACTCAAGCTCAAGACAATGAGGAAAAAAGCTCTGACTATGCTGGTGCAGCACTCCAGAGTTTAGGTATTCCCCTCAGCTGCATAACCAAAGTGAAGCGCCTCATCCTCAGCACCAAGCATCACCAAGCTGATGATATTGATAGTCAAGTTTTATTAGATGCTGATTTGGCAATTTTGGCGACTAACCGAGTTGATTATCAAGAATATGCTCACGCTATCCGCCAAGAATATGCTTGGGTATCAGAAATTGATTATATTCAAGGGCGCACACGAGTTTTAGAAAAATTTTTGCAAAGACAGCGTATATATTTCACGCCTTTGATGTATGAAGTTGGTGAAGAATCTGCTAGAGCTAATTTACAAGCAGAAATTAGACATTTAACAAGTAATTAG
- a CDS encoding phycobilisome linker polypeptide produces the protein MAITTAASRLGTEPFSDAPKVELRPKASREEVESVIRAVYRHVLGNDYILASERLVSAESLLRDGNLTVREFVRSVAKSELYKKKFFYNSFQTRLIELNYKHLLGRAPYDESEVVYHLDLYQNKGYDAEIDSYIDSWEYQSNFGDNVVPYYRGFETQVGQKTAGFNRIFRLYRGYANSDRAQVEGTKSRLARELASNKASTIVGPSGTNDSWGFRASADVAPKKNLGNAVGEGDRVYRLEVTGIRSPGYPSVRRSSTVFIVPYERLSDKIQQVHKQGGKIVSVTSA, from the coding sequence ATGGCAATTACAACAGCAGCATCTAGGCTGGGGACAGAGCCTTTTAGCGACGCACCTAAAGTAGAATTACGCCCCAAAGCTAGCAGAGAAGAAGTAGAATCAGTGATTCGCGCCGTTTATCGGCACGTTTTGGGCAATGATTACATACTGGCATCAGAACGCCTTGTAAGTGCAGAGTCTCTATTGAGAGATGGCAATCTGACAGTGCGTGAATTTGTGCGTAGCGTTGCTAAATCAGAACTCTACAAAAAGAAATTTTTCTACAACAGCTTCCAAACTCGGCTAATCGAACTTAACTATAAACACCTGTTAGGTCGCGCGCCTTACGATGAGTCAGAAGTTGTTTACCACTTGGACTTGTACCAAAACAAAGGTTACGATGCCGAAATAGACTCCTATATAGATTCATGGGAGTATCAAAGCAATTTCGGTGATAACGTCGTTCCTTACTACCGTGGTTTTGAGACTCAAGTAGGACAAAAAACCGCAGGTTTCAACCGGATATTCCGTTTATACCGTGGTTATGCTAACAGCGATCGCGCTCAAGTAGAAGGTACAAAATCTCGATTGGCGCGGGAATTAGCTAGCAATAAAGCTTCTACAATTGTTGGGCCATCTGGAACTAATGATAGTTGGGGTTTCCGGGCTTCAGCAGATGTCGCTCCCAAGAAAAACTTGGGTAATGCCGTTGGTGAAGGCGATCGCGTCTATCGACTAGAAGTTACCGGAATCCGTAGCCCTGGCTACCCCAGTGTACGGCGGAGCAGCACGGTATTTATAGTACCTTACGAGCGGCTCTCTGACAAGATCCAGCAAGTTCACAAGCAAGGTGGCAAAATCGTTAGCGTCACCTCTGCGTAA
- a CDS encoding HEAT repeat domain-containing protein, translating to MTNELINGVALADTPEKLVKAVQELALAKDVAAIPTLIAVFGYNNPTAAAIASTALVQLGEVAVPQLLTQIDDYNYGARAYSIRTLAAIADPRALDVLIDAAATDFAPSVRRAAAKGLGNLHWHKLEFPDNQTAPKKALETLLFISQDAEWSIRYAAIVGLQGLVNIPDLQQPIHTRLKEMLASDAEKAVRARILLAQSQ from the coding sequence ATGACTAATGAACTAATTAATGGCGTTGCTCTGGCTGATACACCAGAGAAACTGGTAAAAGCAGTACAAGAATTGGCATTAGCCAAAGATGTAGCTGCAATTCCCACCCTAATAGCTGTGTTTGGTTATAACAACCCAACAGCAGCCGCAATTGCCTCTACTGCCTTAGTGCAGTTAGGAGAAGTAGCAGTTCCCCAGTTACTCACACAAATAGATGACTACAACTATGGCGCACGGGCTTATTCGATTCGCACTCTCGCGGCGATCGCTGACCCCCGTGCTTTAGATGTATTAATCGATGCTGCTGCTACAGACTTTGCTCCCAGTGTGCGCCGGGCTGCGGCTAAAGGATTAGGAAACTTACATTGGCACAAGCTAGAGTTTCCTGACAACCAAACAGCACCAAAAAAAGCTTTGGAAACACTGCTGTTTATTTCTCAAGATGCAGAATGGTCGATTCGTTATGCAGCGATCGTCGGTCTGCAAGGTTTAGTAAACATACCCGATTTACAACAGCCCATCCATACTAGACTCAAAGAAATGCTGGCTAGTGATGCCGAAAAGGCAGTCCGCGCCCGCATTCTATTGGCTCAAAGTCAATAG
- a CDS encoding phycobilisome rod-core linker polypeptide, whose protein sequence is MSIPLLEYKPSSQNQRVPGYEVPNEDTPRIYRIEDAAYDSELKELIWATYRQVFSEHVILKFFRQGNLESQLKNRAISVRDFVRGLAKSEAFKTLVIKSNSNYRLVELALKRLLGRAPYNKDEEIAWSIKIATNGWDGFVDALLDSEEYQSNFGENIVPYQRRRYKDRPFNLVTPRYGNYWRDKLESERYIEGDIKNFLELAKSIEIKTVTFTPVSTANIKIPDTTRNTTPTGIPISVNPSANFPVR, encoded by the coding sequence ATGTCAATCCCATTACTTGAATACAAACCCAGTTCTCAAAACCAGCGTGTTCCTGGGTACGAAGTTCCTAACGAAGATACCCCCAGAATTTACCGCATCGAAGATGCCGCCTACGATAGCGAACTCAAAGAACTGATTTGGGCTACTTATCGCCAGGTATTTAGCGAACACGTCATTTTGAAGTTCTTCCGCCAAGGCAACCTAGAATCTCAACTGAAGAATCGGGCAATCAGCGTCCGTGACTTCGTGCGGGGTCTAGCAAAATCAGAGGCTTTTAAGACCTTAGTCATCAAGAGTAATTCTAATTACCGCCTTGTAGAATTGGCACTGAAACGCCTTTTGGGTCGTGCGCCTTATAATAAGGATGAAGAAATTGCATGGTCAATCAAGATAGCAACCAATGGTTGGGATGGCTTTGTTGATGCGCTGCTAGATTCGGAAGAATATCAAAGCAACTTTGGTGAGAACATAGTCCCCTACCAACGGCGACGCTACAAAGATAGACCCTTCAATCTAGTCACCCCACGCTACGGCAACTACTGGCGCGATAAGTTGGAAAGTGAGCGCTACATAGAAGGTGATATTAAGAATTTCTTGGAATTAGCTAAATCCATAGAAATTAAGACCGTCACCTTTACACCAGTCAGCACTGCCAATATTAAGATTCCCGATACAACTCGGAACACCACACCAACAGGGATTCCCATCTCCGTAAATCCTAGCGCCAATTTCCCCGTGCGGTAA
- a CDS encoding phycobilisome rod-core linker polypeptide — MSIPLLEYAPSSQNQRVEGYEVPNEDTPTIYRLAAAIDDADVDAIIWAGYRQIFSEHLIIKSNRQSFLESQLRNRAINVRDFIRGLGKSEVYRTQVADLNSNYRLVDITLKRFLGRAAYNQDEEIAWSIVIGSQGLHGFIDALLDSDEYRENFGDDIVPYQRRRYKDRPFNLVNPRYNAYWRDRQTLNALGGRSFYSARTSGTLTKDDIRRAIPANFMALAGKILTPERNYQRTIASVTSQIKDIKIPDTSREVTTPEVTVKPVAVALPYRYIPGNKTT; from the coding sequence ATGTCAATACCTCTGCTGGAATATGCACCTTCTTCACAAAACCAACGTGTAGAAGGTTACGAAGTACCAAACGAAGATACCCCAACTATTTATCGGTTAGCTGCGGCGATCGATGATGCCGATGTTGATGCCATCATTTGGGCAGGATATCGGCAAATTTTCAGCGAACACCTGATTATTAAAAGCAATCGTCAATCCTTCTTAGAATCTCAACTCCGGAACCGGGCAATCAACGTCCGCGATTTTATCCGGGGATTGGGTAAATCAGAAGTTTATCGTACCCAGGTAGCAGACCTCAATTCCAACTACCGTTTAGTTGACATTACCTTAAAGCGGTTTTTGGGACGTGCCGCTTATAACCAAGATGAAGAAATCGCTTGGTCAATTGTCATTGGCAGCCAAGGTTTACATGGTTTTATTGATGCTCTGTTAGACAGCGACGAGTATAGAGAAAACTTCGGTGATGACATCGTACCCTACCAACGCCGCCGCTATAAAGACAGACCCTTTAACCTAGTTAACCCCCGATATAACGCATATTGGCGCGATCGCCAAACCCTCAACGCCCTGGGAGGACGTTCCTTCTACAGCGCCCGTACTTCTGGCACTTTAACAAAAGACGATATCCGTCGCGCCATCCCCGCCAACTTCATGGCATTGGCAGGAAAAATCCTCACCCCAGAACGGAACTACCAGCGTACAATCGCTTCCGTAACTTCTCAAATTAAAGATATAAAAATTCCCGACACCAGCCGCGAAGTTACAACCCCGGAAGTCACTGTTAAACCCGTGGCCGTGGCTTTGCCATATCGTTATATTCCTGGTAACAAGACCACTTGA
- a CDS encoding class I SAM-dependent methyltransferase produces MDNREYEQKYKTDVINFFDSRTSYDNDYTIRRALPLLELIPLKTGQKVLDLATGTGIMAIAAAEIVGSTGKVIGVDFSSGMLAQAQEKIKTLGWQNIELIEADAEYINFEDESFDVILCSTAIVYFQDIPAALGKWYRFLKKGGIVGFSCCSQESCEAPTLIKACAENDILLININEPTGTIEKCHHLIQAAGFKNIEVKTQQLGFYRTLEQARGWNGGWFHPRENPLLNLSLEQMEKLQAEYCREIEAKATEQGVWYENLTFFVSGQKI; encoded by the coding sequence ATGGATAACAGAGAATACGAGCAAAAATATAAGACTGACGTAATCAACTTTTTCGACAGTAGAACCAGTTACGACAACGATTATACAATTCGTCGCGCTCTGCCTTTATTAGAACTGATTCCCCTAAAAACTGGGCAAAAAGTCTTGGATTTGGCGACGGGGACGGGTATTATGGCGATCGCTGCTGCTGAAATTGTTGGTTCTACTGGCAAGGTAATTGGCGTAGATTTTTCCTCAGGAATGCTGGCTCAAGCACAAGAGAAGATTAAAACATTAGGGTGGCAAAATATCGAATTAATAGAAGCAGATGCCGAATACATCAATTTTGAAGATGAAAGTTTTGATGTTATTCTTTGTTCTACAGCCATAGTCTATTTCCAAGATATTCCAGCAGCTTTAGGTAAGTGGTATCGGTTTCTCAAAAAAGGTGGAATAGTAGGATTTTCTTGTTGTTCTCAAGAGTCATGCGAAGCACCAACTCTGATTAAAGCTTGTGCAGAAAATGACATTTTACTCATTAATATCAATGAACCAACAGGCACTATCGAAAAGTGTCATCATCTCATACAGGCAGCTGGTTTTAAAAATATTGAAGTGAAAACTCAGCAACTCGGTTTCTACCGCACCCTAGAGCAAGCTAGAGGATGGAATGGCGGATGGTTCCACCCCAGAGAAAATCCTCTTTTAAATCTGTCATTAGAACAGATGGAAAAGTTGCAAGCAGAATATTGTCGAGAAATTGAGGCGAAAGCAACAGAGCAAGGTGTGTGGTACGAAAATTTAACTTTTTTCGTCAGTGGTCAAAAAATATAG
- a CDS encoding HEAT repeat domain-containing protein codes for MIEPSVEEFPAENGPQLTPELAIANLQSSDLSLRYYAAWWLGKYRVKESAAVDALIAALEDEADRTELGGYPLRRNAARALGKLGNRKAVPGLINCLECPDFYVREAAAQSLEMLKDKTAAPALIKLLDGGVAQAVQVTGRPHLVQPYEAVLEALGAIGATDAIPLIQPFLEHPVSRVQCAAARAMYQLTQEPVYGELLVKVLAGNDLNLRRVALGDLGAIGYLAAAEAIANAKAENSFKLIALKGLLEHQMSAESNALSISDQAIRVMNLMDSLL; via the coding sequence ATGATAGAACCCAGTGTGGAAGAATTTCCCGCAGAGAACGGGCCACAGCTAACACCAGAACTAGCCATAGCTAATCTGCAATCATCAGACTTAAGTCTCCGCTATTATGCTGCTTGGTGGTTAGGTAAGTATCGGGTGAAAGAAAGTGCTGCTGTTGATGCTTTAATTGCGGCGTTAGAGGATGAAGCCGATAGAACTGAACTTGGTGGTTATCCTTTGCGGCGTAACGCAGCCAGAGCATTAGGGAAATTGGGCAATCGTAAAGCCGTGCCAGGCTTAATTAACTGCTTGGAGTGTCCTGACTTTTACGTGCGTGAAGCAGCAGCCCAATCGCTGGAAATGCTCAAAGACAAAACAGCAGCACCAGCACTCATCAAATTACTCGATGGGGGAGTCGCACAGGCCGTGCAAGTAACAGGGCGACCTCATTTAGTCCAACCCTACGAAGCAGTATTAGAAGCGTTAGGAGCTATTGGTGCTACTGATGCCATCCCTCTGATTCAGCCATTTCTAGAGCATCCAGTCTCACGAGTGCAGTGCGCCGCCGCTAGGGCAATGTACCAACTGACACAAGAACCAGTATATGGAGAGCTGCTGGTAAAAGTGTTAGCAGGTAACGACCTCAACCTACGACGCGTTGCTTTAGGTGACTTGGGTGCAATTGGGTACTTGGCAGCAGCAGAAGCGATCGCTAACGCCAAAGCCGAAAACAGCTTCAAACTCATTGCCCTCAAAGGATTGCTAGAACATCAGATGTCAGCAGAGTCAAACGCCCTCTCAATATCTGATCAAGCTATCCGGGTCATGAACCTTATGGATTCATTGTTGTAG
- a CDS encoding phycobilisome rod-core linker polypeptide yields the protein MALPLLQYKPSSQNHRVTSFGAADQNEDTPYIYRIEDVSSYTDIQNIIWASYRQVFSEHEILKFNRQKTLESQVKNGSISVRDFIRGLAKSEAFYRLVVSVNNNYRLVDITLKRLLGRSSYNKDEQIAWSIVIGTKGFSGFVDALIDSEEYTKNFGENIVPYQRKRMEGRPHNLVTPRYGEDFQEKAGTVQTDWRFTLDKFYSRKSQEKQLREGDPRKFADLAASVGNQGNYAQRISAFDIDYLNAVPNRSRR from the coding sequence ATGGCACTGCCATTACTCCAATACAAACCAAGCTCTCAAAATCACCGGGTTACCAGCTTCGGTGCAGCTGACCAAAATGAAGATACACCATACATCTATCGTATAGAAGATGTCAGCTCATACACTGATATTCAAAACATCATTTGGGCTTCCTATCGCCAAGTCTTCAGCGAACATGAAATCCTCAAATTCAACCGCCAAAAAACCCTGGAATCCCAGGTAAAGAACGGTTCTATTTCTGTCAGAGATTTCATTCGTGGTTTAGCTAAGTCTGAAGCCTTCTACCGTTTAGTAGTCTCCGTTAACAACAACTACCGCCTAGTTGACATCACCCTCAAGCGCCTGTTGGGTCGTTCTTCTTACAACAAAGACGAGCAAATCGCTTGGTCTATTGTTATCGGTACTAAAGGTTTTAGCGGTTTTGTTGATGCACTCATCGACAGTGAAGAGTACACCAAGAACTTTGGCGAAAATATTGTACCTTACCAACGCAAACGGATGGAAGGTCGTCCCCACAACTTGGTAACACCACGCTACGGCGAAGACTTCCAAGAAAAAGCAGGCACAGTTCAAACCGACTGGCGCTTCACCTTGGACAAATTCTACAGCCGCAAGTCCCAAGAAAAACAACTGCGCGAAGGCGACCCTCGGAAGTTTGCAGATTTGGCAGCGTCAGTTGGTAACCAAGGTAACTACGCTCAAAGAATCTCTGCTTTTGATATTGACTATCTAAATGCAGTGCCAAACCGTAGCAGACGCTAA
- a CDS encoding GNAT family N-acetyltransferase — MSDVIIRVAKLPEEFPVVATIRKIVFQEEQGVDTALEFDGKDDICEHLIAYLDNQAVGTARLRYLDDKTVKIERLAVLSIARRQGIGQKIMEEALEFIVHKNMTEVVVYAQLYIKSLYQKLNFIEVGEIFLEAGIPHIEMRMSLS, encoded by the coding sequence ATGTCAGATGTCATAATTAGAGTTGCGAAATTACCTGAAGAATTTCCGGTAGTTGCAACAATTAGGAAAATCGTGTTTCAGGAAGAACAAGGAGTAGATACCGCTTTAGAATTTGATGGTAAAGACGATATTTGTGAGCATTTAATCGCCTACTTAGATAATCAAGCGGTAGGTACTGCCAGACTTAGATATTTAGATGATAAAACTGTAAAAATAGAAAGATTGGCTGTTTTATCCATAGCTAGAAGGCAGGGAATCGGTCAGAAAATTATGGAGGAAGCATTAGAATTTATCGTTCATAAAAATATGACTGAAGTTGTAGTTTATGCCCAATTGTATATAAAATCTTTGTATCAAAAATTAAATTTTATTGAAGTTGGAGAAATATTTTTAGAAGCAGGCATTCCCCATATAGAGATGAGAATGAGCTTATCCTGA
- the pruA gene encoding L-glutamate gamma-semialdehyde dehydrogenase: MVLQVQTSTYEAKTQEIARQLLGATQENRSFFASLRDQMRWDDKLLAWAMSNPGLRVQLFRFIDTLPALHSKAEIAAHLQEYLGDESVELPAALKGMLNFANPDSVPGQVAATTVSTAVETLAHKYISGENIKQVIKTVERLRKEKMAFTIDLLGEAVITETEAQSYLERYLELIAQLTEASKNWGTIAAIDEADGEQLAKVQVSVKLTAFYSQFDPLDAKGSEEKVSDRIRILLRRAKELGAAIHFDMEQYAYKDLTLNILQKILLEDEFRQRTDIGITIQAYLRDSEQDARNAIAWLKQRGYPLTIRLVKGAYWDQETIKAAQKHWPQPVFNDKAATDANFEAITQLLLENHQYVYSAIGSHNVRSQALAMAIAETLNVPRRRFEMQVLYGMGDKLAKALVDRGYRVRVYCPYGDLLPGMAYLIRRLLENTANSSFLRQNLENRPVEELLAAPKVDLAQAKVHSPEAFPQGKHFVGAADTDYAEEEDRTKAARAFAVVRGELGKTYLPLINGEYVQTAEVIDSVNPSNFSEVIGKVGLISVEQAEQAMQAAKAAFPGWRRTSVKERAGILRRAGDLMEQRRAELSAWIVLEVGKPVKEADGEVSEAIDFCRYYADEMERLHQGINYDVDGETNRYIYQPRGIVVVISPWNFPLAIACGMTVAALVTGNCTLLKPAETSSVITAKLTEILVEAGIPKGVFQYVPGKGSQVGAYLVSHPDTHLIAFTGSQEVGCRIYAEAATLKPQQRHMKRVIAEMGGKNAIIVDESADLDQAVVGVVQSAFGYSGQKCSACSRVVVVEAIYDAFIHRVVEATKSLNIGEAELPSTQVGPVIDANARDRIREYIEKGKAESQVALELSAPNHGYFVGPVIFGEVPPHGTIAQQEIFGPVLAVIKAKDFAQALAIANDTDYALTGGLYSRTPSHIQQAQEEFEVGNLYINRNITGAIVARQPFGGFKLSGVGSKAGGPDYLLQFLEPRTITENIQRQGFAPIEGAE; the protein is encoded by the coding sequence GTGGTATTACAAGTACAAACCAGCACCTACGAAGCGAAAACTCAAGAAATTGCTAGACAATTATTAGGAGCAACTCAAGAAAATCGCTCGTTTTTTGCTTCTTTACGTGATCAAATGCGTTGGGATGACAAATTACTGGCTTGGGCGATGAGTAATCCCGGTTTACGGGTGCAATTATTTCGGTTTATTGATACTTTACCCGCATTGCATAGTAAAGCGGAAATTGCTGCACATTTACAAGAATATTTAGGGGATGAATCTGTCGAACTTCCCGCCGCTTTAAAGGGAATGCTCAATTTTGCTAACCCTGACTCTGTGCCGGGACAAGTGGCTGCAACTACCGTCTCTACAGCAGTTGAGACTTTAGCTCATAAATATATTTCTGGTGAAAATATTAAACAAGTCATCAAGACAGTTGAACGACTACGGAAAGAAAAAATGGCCTTCACCATTGATTTACTTGGTGAGGCGGTAATTACAGAAACAGAGGCGCAATCTTATCTAGAACGGTATCTAGAATTAATTGCTCAATTAACAGAAGCATCGAAGAATTGGGGAACTATTGCGGCTATTGATGAAGCAGATGGCGAACAGCTAGCAAAAGTCCAGGTTTCTGTCAAACTAACAGCGTTTTATTCCCAATTTGACCCATTGGATGCTAAAGGTAGTGAGGAGAAAGTTAGCGATCGCATTCGTATTTTATTACGTCGTGCTAAGGAGTTAGGGGCAGCTATCCATTTTGATATGGAACAGTATGCTTATAAAGACTTAACTTTAAATATTTTGCAAAAAATCTTATTAGAAGATGAGTTTCGTCAACGCACAGATATTGGCATCACAATTCAAGCATACCTAAGAGATAGTGAGCAAGATGCCAGAAATGCGATCGCTTGGTTGAAACAGCGCGGTTATCCTTTAACTATTAGGCTGGTAAAAGGGGCGTATTGGGATCAAGAAACTATTAAAGCTGCACAAAAACATTGGCCGCAGCCTGTTTTTAATGATAAAGCAGCGACAGATGCCAATTTTGAGGCGATAACTCAGTTATTACTGGAAAATCACCAATATGTTTATTCTGCCATTGGTAGCCATAATGTGCGATCGCAAGCTTTAGCTATGGCAATTGCGGAAACTTTGAATGTCCCCCGGCGGCGGTTTGAGATGCAGGTGCTGTACGGGATGGGGGATAAGTTAGCGAAGGCTTTGGTTGATCGGGGTTATCGGGTGCGGGTTTATTGTCCTTATGGTGACTTATTACCGGGGATGGCTTACCTGATTCGGCGATTGTTGGAAAATACGGCGAATAGTTCGTTTTTACGGCAGAATTTGGAGAATCGGCCGGTTGAGGAGTTGCTGGCAGCGCCGAAAGTTGATTTAGCCCAGGCAAAGGTGCATTCGCCGGAGGCATTCCCACAGGGTAAACACTTTGTGGGGGCTGCGGATACAGATTATGCAGAGGAGGAGGACAGAACAAAGGCGGCGCGGGCTTTTGCTGTGGTACGTGGGGAGTTAGGCAAGACTTACTTACCTCTAATTAATGGGGAGTATGTGCAGACTGCTGAGGTGATTGATTCTGTTAATCCTTCTAATTTTAGTGAGGTGATTGGCAAGGTTGGATTGATTAGTGTGGAACAGGCAGAACAGGCGATGCAGGCGGCGAAGGCGGCTTTTCCTGGTTGGCGGCGCACGTCGGTGAAGGAACGGGCGGGGATTTTGCGTCGGGCTGGTGATTTGATGGAACAGCGCCGGGCGGAATTGTCGGCTTGGATAGTTTTAGAGGTGGGGAAACCTGTTAAAGAAGCAGATGGGGAGGTTTCGGAGGCGATAGATTTTTGCCGCTATTATGCTGATGAGATGGAACGGTTGCATCAAGGTATAAATTATGATGTAGATGGGGAAACGAATCGTTATATTTACCAGCCACGGGGTATTGTGGTAGTGATTTCTCCTTGGAATTTTCCTTTAGCGATCGCCTGTGGAATGACTGTTGCAGCCTTAGTTACAGGCAATTGTACTCTGCTAAAGCCTGCGGAAACTTCTTCTGTCATTACTGCCAAACTAACGGAAATTTTGGTAGAGGCTGGCATTCCTAAAGGTGTCTTTCAATACGTCCCTGGTAAGGGTTCTCAAGTCGGTGCTTACTTGGTAAGTCATCCTGATACTCATCTGATTGCTTTTACAGGTTCTCAGGAAGTTGGTTGTCGGATTTACGCCGAAGCCGCTACCCTGAAACCCCAACAAAGGCACATGAAGCGGGTAATTGCGGAAATGGGCGGGAAGAATGCCATCATTGTGGATGAAAGTGCTGATTTAGACCAAGCTGTTGTTGGGGTAGTGCAGTCAGCCTTTGGTTACAGTGGACAAAAATGTTCTGCTTGTTCGCGGGTGGTGGTAGTAGAAGCAATTTATGATGCTTTTATCCACCGGGTGGTGGAAGCGACAAAATCCTTAAATATTGGCGAGGCGGAGTTACCAAGTACCCAAGTCGGCCCTGTGATTGATGCTAATGCGCGCGATCGCATCCGCGAGTATATTGAGAAGGGTAAGGCAGAATCTCAGGTGGCGTTGGAATTAAGCGCACCCAACCACGGCTATTTTGTCGGGCCTGTCATCTTTGGGGAAGTTCCACCTCATGGCACAATAGCCCAGCAGGAAATTTTCGGCCCTGTGCTGGCGGTAATCAAAGCCAAAGATTTTGCCCAAGCTTTAGCTATTGCTAATGATACCGACTACGCCTTGACTGGAGGGCTTTATTCCCGCACACCTTCCCATATTCAACAAGCCCAGGAAGAGTTTGAAGTGGGTAACTTATATATCAACCGTAACATCACAGGGGCGATCGTTGCGAGACAGCCTTTCGGTGGCTTTAAGCTTTCCGGTGTCGGTTCCAAAGCAGGCGGCCCTGATTATCTGTTGCAATTCCTCGAACCAAGGACAATCACAGAAAACATTCAGCGCCAAGGTTTTGCACCCATTGAAGGTGCAGAATAA
- a CDS encoding phycobilisome rod-core linker polypeptide gives MALPLLEYKPTTQNQRVQSFGTADVNEDTPYIYRLENANSPSEIEELIWAAYRQVFNEQEILKFNRQIGLETQLKNRSITVKDFIRGLAKSERFYQLVVTPNNNYRLVEMSLKRLLGRSPYNEEEKIAWSIQIASKGWGGFVDALIDSTEYEQAFGDNTVPYQRKRLTTDRPFSFTPRYGADYRDRAGIVRPGRMSNWNNSANQNYDGVAILGVLLAISAGMTFLFVLNWLGISSSF, from the coding sequence ATGGCATTACCTTTACTGGAATACAAACCCACAACTCAAAATCAACGAGTTCAGAGTTTTGGGACGGCTGATGTCAATGAGGACACCCCTTATATCTACCGTCTAGAAAATGCCAACTCTCCCAGTGAAATTGAAGAACTGATTTGGGCTGCCTATCGCCAAGTCTTTAACGAACAAGAGATTCTCAAGTTCAACAGACAAATCGGCTTAGAAACTCAACTCAAAAATCGGTCAATCACAGTTAAGGATTTTATTCGGGGTTTAGCCAAATCAGAACGCTTTTATCAGCTAGTTGTCACACCTAACAACAACTATCGGCTGGTGGAAATGAGCCTCAAGCGGCTATTGGGACGATCTCCCTATAACGAAGAAGAAAAAATTGCTTGGTCAATTCAAATTGCCAGCAAAGGTTGGGGAGGATTTGTTGATGCTCTGATTGATAGTACAGAGTATGAACAAGCCTTCGGTGATAATACCGTACCCTACCAACGCAAACGGTTGACAACAGACCGACCATTCAGCTTTACACCCCGTTATGGTGCAGATTACCGCGATCGCGCTGGTATTGTTAGACCAGGACGTATGAGCAACTGGAATAACAGCGCCAACCAAAATTATGATGGGGTGGCAATATTAGGCGTATTGCTAGCCATCAGCGCCGGAATGACTTTTCTATTCGTCCTAAATTGGTTGGGAATCAGTTCTAGCTTCTGA
- a CDS encoding phycobilisome linker polypeptide gives MFGQTTLGAGSVSSSASRVFRYEVVGLRQSSETDKNKYNIRNSGSVFITVPYSRMNEEYQRITRLGGKIVKIEQLVSAEA, from the coding sequence ATGTTCGGTCAAACCACACTTGGGGCTGGTAGCGTTTCTTCTTCTGCTAGTCGAGTATTTCGCTACGAAGTCGTAGGCTTGCGGCAAAGCTCAGAAACAGACAAAAACAAATACAACATCCGGAATAGCGGTAGTGTGTTTATCACAGTACCATACAGCCGGATGAACGAAGAATACCAACGGATTACCCGCTTGGGTGGCAAAATCGTCAAGATTGAGCAATTAGTTTCCGCAGAGGCATAA